agagggggaaggaggccaGCAGGAGACCGAGCTTGAGGGGCCCGGGGTCGAGGAGGTGCAGGGAGAAGCCCCCTGCACCGAAGGGGAAGAGCATGCCAAGGGAGAATCCGAAGACTGGTGCGTACCCTGCAGCGATGAGGAGATGGAGCTGCCCGCAGATGGGCAGGCCTGGATGCCTCCCCCGTCCGAAATCCAGCGGCTCTATGAACTTCTGGCTGCCCACGGTACCCTGGAGCTTCAGGCTGAGATCCTGCCCCGCCGGCCACCCACACCTGAGGCCCAGAGTGAAGAGGAGAGATCGGATGAGGAGCCTGAAgccaaagaagaggaagaggaaaagtgaGGGCACACCCTTACACTTTGTTGCTGGGGCTTGCTCTCTTGGTGCCAAGAGAAAattgggaggggaggtgggaccTTGGAGCATGGAAAGTAGAGGGTTGcaaggggtgtggggggagacCCTCAGGCTGGGGTGTTTGGGGAGACCACCCTCACTTTTCACTCTGTCCACCTGTCCCAGACCGCACATGCCTACAGAATTTGACTTTGATGATGAGCCAATGACCCCAAAGGACTCCCTGATTGACCGGAGACGCACCCCAGGTACAAAGGGG
This DNA window, taken from Canis lupus familiaris isolate Mischka breed German Shepherd chromosome 6, alternate assembly UU_Cfam_GSD_1.0, whole genome shotgun sequence, encodes the following:
- the PAGR1 gene encoding PAXIP1-associated glutamate-rich protein 1 translates to MSLVRGHGDISATTAAPLSEEGEVTSGLQALAVEDTGGSSASANKAEEEGEGGQQETELEGPGVEEVQGEAPCTEGEEHAKGESEDWCVPCSDEEMELPADGQAWMPPPSEIQRLYELLAAHGTLELQAEILPRRPPTPEAQSEEERSDEEPEAKEEEEEKPHMPTEFDFDDEPMTPKDSLIDRRRTPGSSARSQKREARLDKVLSDMKRHKKLEEQILRTGRDLFSLDSEDPSPTSPPLRSSGSTLFPRQRKY